Genomic DNA from Clostridium sp. BJN0013:
TGTATAATAAATATAATATGAAGTAATACGTAATTTAATGTCTATTAATTAATTATAACTAAACGTGTAAATTTAAAGGTGAAGAAAAATGAAGAATAGAGCAAATGCATATTTAGGGGCTATGGGGTAATACCAGCAGCTGTGTTATGAAGTGCAAAGTATCTCCAATAAATTGGATAAAATAAATGCACATTTCTCAAAAGGCGTATCAACCGTTGATACGCCTTTTGAGAATATTAATGGCCGTAGTTTTATTACTTTGTCCCTGATGACACGTTCGCTGGTAATACCCCATAAAGTAAAATGTATTTCCAGAAGAATATGCCTGTTTATAATATTCATAAGCAGGATCCATTAGGAGTAATGCATTACCTCCGAGGATGTTATTCATCCATTTATGACTGTAGCATGGTTTCCTAAAATTATATAGTTGTACTCCATCTGAAGTTCTCTGTGTAACTATAGGTACTTGTAAATATCTCCAGTTATAAGATGTTGAGATTTGTATATTTATGCTCTTTTGAGTTGTTGGCAAAACATTTTTTACATCTATTTTTTGTGTACTTAGAATTTTATTTAAATTGTTCTCATCAATTAAATGATTACTACTAATACATGTATCACTTAATTTGATTGTTCCATAGGTATTTTTAGCTATTAGAAATCCTTTAGATAGGATTACTAAAGGATTATCTTATAGTATCTGTTACAGATGCAGCACAGTGTAATTTATACCCTTTATATTTCCCAAGATGAGTACCTTTACCATAATTGACAAACCAATTCTCAATAGTGTTTTTTATTTAGGTAACTATTATGGAGATAAAAATTAAGGAAAAGTAATCTTTCTAAATAATAAATGGATATACTAAAGAAAAACTGTAATATAGTTGGGTTTGGGGTATAGTATTACAAGAGGTGATTAAAATGGAACAACAACTCTGGTGGAAAGAAGCAGTATTTTACGAGATATATGTGAGAAGCTTTATGGATTCTACAGGGGATGGTATAGGGGATTTAAAAGGTATAATTTCAAAATTGGACTATTTAAAGGATTTGGGTATCGATGTGATATGGATTTCTCCCGTGTATAAATCCCCTAATTGTGATAATGGATATGATATCAGCGATTATAGGGATATTTCACCAGAGTTTGGAACATTGGATGATTTTTATGATCTTCTAAAACAAGTTCATATGCGTGATATGAAGCTTATAATTGATTTAGTTATGAATCATACCAGTGATTTACATCCATGGTTTATTGAATCTAGAAGCTGCAGGAATAATTCAAAGAGAAATTTTTATATATGGAAGCAGGGGATAAAAAATAAAGAACCTAATAATTGGAAAAGTATATTTGGAGGCTCTGTTTGGGAATATGACAGAAATACCAAGGAGTATTATTTTCACTTGTTTTCTAAAAATCAACCGGATTTAAACTGGGAAAATAGGGAAATGCGTGAAGAAATATATGATATGATAAATTGGTGGCTTGAAAGAGGCGTAGACGGCTTTAGGATAGACGCCATAAGTCATATTAAGAAAGATGTGCTTGATGAAAAAATGCCTTATGTTAAAGGGGAAAGGTATGTAAATGCCTTTGAGAGATATACTAACGTTCAAGGGATCTTTTATTATTTAAAAGAACTTAAAGAAAAGGCGCTTAATAAATACGATATTGTTACTGTAGGAGAGGCAAATGGGGTTACTGCGGAACAAGCGCCTCTCTGGGTAAATGAAAAAGATGGTATATTTAATATGATATTTCAATTTGAACTTTTGAATTTATTTGAAGCACAATCATATCATAAAGTAAATATATTAGATATAAAAAGAATCCTGTCTAAGTGGCAGAAAGTGCTGGAGAACAAAGGATGGAATGCACTATTTATAGAAAATCATGATGTACCTCGTATTGTTTCTATTTTAGGGGATAATGAGTATTTAAGAGAAAGCGCTACTTGTATTGCAGCCATGTATTTTATGATGAGGGGTACTCCTTTTATATATCAGGGACAAGAAATTGGTATGACCAATATAAAGTTAGAAGATATTGAAGAATATAACGATATAAAAAGCAAAGAATTCTATTACACCAAGATAAAGGAGGGAGTACCTAAAGAAAAAGTAATGAAAATATTAGGATTGTCCTCAAGAGATAATGCAAGAAGT
This window encodes:
- a CDS encoding alpha-glucosidase, translated to MEQQLWWKEAVFYEIYVRSFMDSTGDGIGDLKGIISKLDYLKDLGIDVIWISPVYKSPNCDNGYDISDYRDISPEFGTLDDFYDLLKQVHMRDMKLIIDLVMNHTSDLHPWFIESRSCRNNSKRNFYIWKQGIKNKEPNNWKSIFGGSVWEYDRNTKEYYFHLFSKNQPDLNWENREMREEIYDMINWWLERGVDGFRIDAISHIKKDVLDEKMPYVKGERYVNAFERYTNVQGIFYYLKELKEKALNKYDIVTVGEANGVTAEQAPLWVNEKDGIFNMIFQFELLNLFEAQSYHKVNILDIKRILSKWQKVLENKGWNALFIENHDVPRIVSILGDNEYLRESATCIAAMYFMMRGTPFIYQGQEIGMTNIKLEDIEEYNDIKSKEFYYTKIKEGVPKEKVMKILGLSSRDNARSPMQWNDKKNAGFTTGIPWFSVNENYKKINVENQLKDSKSILNFYKKMISIRRENKVFIYGNYKMILKDHMSIFAYTRTFKGEKAIVICNLSAVNALYRYDTIKLNYSNFLLGNYPIDKEKYATEFVLKPYETRIYKLNCLEEDSVWKKNM